CATCTCCTACAATAGCGCTGAAATGGATGAATACATCTTTGCCATCTTCAGAAGTAACAAATCCATAACCTTTTTGATTGCTGAACCACTTTACCTTGCCTTTTGCCATTGTTCTTTTTCACCTCCTCTTGAGAATAAAAAAAATCCGCAAAGCAGGCTTAATTCTTGGTTTCTGCTTTACGGTTTGTCTTCACAGCTAATCAATTTCTTTATTTCCCCTCTAAAATTTATTTAATTAACTATATCATGAATTATCGGTTTGTCAATCATTTTTAATGTAGAAAATCCGGGGACGGTTCTATTTTTCAACCATCTAAAACGAAGGAAAAATAGAACCGTCCCCTTGATTCCAAAGGAATAGATGAATTGACTATTAGTTAGGAATTGATATAATATTCCAGCAATTTGTCGATGTAGCTTTCCGCCACAAAGCGTTGGCGGATTCGCTAAAATATTATTGCCGATGTAGCTCAGTTGGTAGAGCAGGACTTTCGTAAAGTCAAGGTCGGTGGTTCGATTCCACTCATCGGCTTAAAATTTATGGCTAGATTTCGTAAGGTACTGAAAAATCGTAATTTCTTTTTATTGTGGCTAGGCCAGATTATCTCTCAGATGGGGGATAGGCTTGGACAAATGGCTTTGATTGCCTTTGTCTATTTACGCGCTCCGGGCTCAACGCTACAAATCGCTAAAATTCTTTCCTTTACTATTATTCCGGTATTTCTTATTGGCCCATTAGCTGGAGTTTATGTAGATCGTTGGGACAGGCGCAGGACGATGTATTTCTGCGATTTCATGCGTAGTTTACTGATGTTAGCCATTCCATTATTTTTATTTTATAGTAAAAATTTAGCTCCAATTTACCTGATCATTTTTATTGCTTTTTCTATCGGCAGGTTTTTTGTGCCGGCGAAGCTCTCAATTATTCCCGATCTGGTGAATCATAAAGATTTATTGATCGCCAATTCCCTGATTAACACATCTGGAATGATCGCGGCAGTGTTGGGATTTGGGATAAGCGGGGTACTTGTGGAAAAATTGGGGGCTAAAAGCGGTTTTTACCTGAATTCTCTAACATTTCTGGTTTCAGGGTTATTTATTTTTCTGATTTCCAAGAAGTTTATTGCGCAGACTAGCTTTGAAGAAGTGGGTAAGGAGATTGTTGAGGTAATTAGGAAATCTGTATTCCAGGAAGTTAAAGAGGGAGTCCTTTATTTTATCCAAAAGAAAGATATTCGTTTTACTGCTGGGATTATCTTTGCGCTTTGGTCGGCATTAGGCTCGGTTTATGTGGTGATTATTGTTTTCGTGCAGAAGACGCTGCATTCGGCAACCAAGGATCTTGGCCTTTTGGTGATGTTTCTAGGAATCGGTTTATTTTTAGGGTCTTTAGTTTATGGAAAATTTGGCCAGCGTATTTCGCATTACAAAATCATTTTTGTTTCACTGGTCTTTAGCGGTATAATGTTAATGATGTTTGCTTTAGGGATATATTATTTCCCTATTTTTATGCTGGCTGCGTTTCTAGCAATATGTCTAGGATTAATTGTTTCTCCGATTATGATTGCTTCCAATACAATTATTCATAATGTCAGCGATAATGAGATGCTGGGCAAGATCTTTAGTTCTCTTGAGATAGTTATGCATCTAGGGTTTATTTTGTTTATGTTTATCAGCAGTATTCTTGCTGAAAGATTCTCACATTTATTAATTTTGGTCATTGTTGGTTGTTTATTAAGCTTATTGGGTGTCGTGAGTTTATTTCTTAACCGAAAGGTAACATGGTTAGATTAGCAGAAAATAAACATCTTGTTGAAAACAAAGCGATTGAAAAATTGCCGTTTCCCGGTAAGGTTTACCTTCCTTTAATCCAGCATTTGGGGAAAATCTGTAATCCTGAAGTAAAAGTTGGCGATACGGTGAGTCTTGGCCAGAGGATTGCCAGTATAGAGGCCAATGTTTATGCGTCTATCCATGCCTCGATATCCGGAAAAGTAATAGCTATACAGGAGTGGCCGCATCCTGTTTTAGGCCGCGCCAAAGCGATTGTCATAGAAGGGGATGGTCAGGATGATAATTCGATATTTACTTTAAAAGATCAGCAAGGGATAGATAAGCTTAGCGCGCAGGATATTAGAAAAATTGTTTTAGATGGCGGTATAGTGGGCATGGGAGGGGCGAGCTTTCCCACCTATATAAAACTCAATCCGCCTAAGCCGGTAAACACTCTGATTATTAATGGCGCAGAGTGTGAGCCATATTTAACCGCAGATGCCAGGCTTATGGTTGAGAAAACCGAAGAGATATCCAAGGGTATTGTTTTGGTGGCCAGATGTCTGGGCATAGAAAAAATTTATATCGGGATAGAAGAAAACAAGCCTGAAGCGATAAAGGCATTTTCTAGTTTTTCTAATGTCAAGGTTAAAGTTTTAAAGTCAGATTATCCTCAGGGCGGAGAAAAACAACTAATCCAAAATATATTGGGTAAAGAAATTCCCCGGGGTAAACTGCCATTTGATATTGGTGTGGTGGTGCAGAATGTAGCCACGGTTTATGCAATTTATGAAGCAGTTTATAAAGGCAAGCCCTTAATTGAACGGATAGTTACGGTTACCGGAAGCTGTGTAAAAAATCCCAAAAATTTGCTGGTGTGTTTAGGCACGCCGATAAGGAATCTGATTGAATTTTGTGGGCCGCTTACCGATGAGCCGGCAAAAATTATTATCGGCGGCCCGATGATGGGTATTGCCCAGTATACGGATGAGGCCCCGATTATAAAATCTAGCGGTGGCCTGCTGTTAATGAATAAAAAAGAGGCCAAAATTTTAGATGAGGATCCTTGTATACGTTGTGCCGCTTGCGTGCGCGGCTGCCCTGTAGGGCTTATGCCTTGTCAGATTAATTTAGCTTCTGAGAAATTACTTTGGGTTCTGGCTAAAGAATATGGGGCTCTTGATTGTATCGAATGCGGAATATGTAATTTTGTTTGCCCATCTAAGCGCAGGTTGTTACAAACGATTAAAAGGGCAAAGTTAGAGGTAACGAAATGAGAGAGATATTCCGTTACGGCTTTATTTTAGCTTTTATTTGCATAGTTGCTACGGGATTATTAGCCGCGGTCAACGTAATCACTGCGCCGAAAATTCTTGCGCAAGCTCAAGCAGAGGAGCAGGCAGCGCTTAAAGAGGTTATGCCTTTAGCCGTCAAATTTACAGCGGTTAAATCCGATATTGATCAGCAAACTTTGTATTATAAGGTACTTGACGGCCAGGGTAAAATAATAGGTTATATTTTTAAGGCTAGCGGTAAAGGGTATTCTAGTGTAATTCAAACATTAGTCGGGATGGATTCTACAGGTAAAATTAGCGCGGTAAAAGTTTTATCACAAAATGAAACCCCAGGGTTGGGGGTACGTATAACCGAAAATAAATTTACTGATCAGTTTAGAGATCAGGATAGCTTGAATTTATCCGGGGTGCAGGCAATTAGCGGGGCAACGATCTCTAGCCGCGCCGTAATGAATTCAGTTATCAAGAAAGCTCAAGAAATAAAGGAATTGATAAAGAATGAGAAGTAATCTTATAGTTTCGGGTTCGCCGCACATATATAAAAATGAATCCATACCCAAGATTATGTGGGCGGTGGTGCTTAGTGTTATTCCTGCCGGAATTGCCGGTGTAATTATATTTGGATTGGATGCTTTATGGGTGATATTAGTTGCAGTTACCGCTGCAGTGTTAACCGAATTGGTATTTGGGTTATGGACTAAGAAGAAGATTACGATTTTTGACGGCACAGCTGTAATTACCGGAATACTTCTGGCTTACAATCTACCGCCTAATGTGCCGTTGTGGTTACCGGTAGTTGGCGCGGTATTTTCTATTGCTATTGGTAAACAAGTTTTTGGCGGCTTAGGCCAGAATATTTTTAATCCAGCTCTTGTAGGCAGGGTTTTTCTTATGGCTTCTTGGCCAAAATACATGATTACATTTGCTAAACCATTTAGTTATGATGCAGTGACAGCCGCAACACCGTTGGCAGCGCTTAAAGAAGGTAAAATATTAGAGCATATTTCATATCTAGATCTATTTTTAGGTAAGCGCGGAGGATGTATCGGCGAAGTATGCATTTTGGCATTATTAATTGGTGCCGTATTTCTTTTAATCCGAGGGTACATTAGTTGGCATATACCGGTAACTTACATTTCTACTACAGCCGTGCTTACTTATATTTTTGGCGGCACGCATCTTTTTAACGGTGATTGGCTTTTTCATGTGTTAAACGGCGGTTTAATCCTTGGCGCATTTTTTATGGCTACTGATTATGTGGCTACTCCGCTGACTGCCAGAGGGCAGTTGATTTTTGGTGTAGGCTGCGGAGTGTTTACTGTGGTTATCCGTTTATGGGGCGGGTATCCTGAAGGAGTTTCATACGCCATATTAATGATGAATGCAGCTACGCCGTTTATTGATCGGTATACTAAAAACAGGATTTATGGAACAAGATGAAAAATCTCGTTAAAGAATTTGCCAAGGGTATTATCAGAGAAAATCCTACTTTTGTTCTTATTTTAGGATTATGTCCGACACTAGCAGTTTCTGTTTCAGTGGCTAACGGCATTGGCATGGGGATTGCAGCAACCTTTGTGCTTTTGGGTTCAAGTCTGATTGTTTCTTTAATCAGGGATTTTATTCCCGATAAAATACGTATTCCATGTTATATCGTGATCATCGCTACTTTTGTTACTATTGCAGAATTATGCATGAAAGCTTATAGTCCGGTTTTGGATCGGGCTTTAGGTATTTACGTTCCGTTGATTGTAGTTAATTGTATGGTTTTGGGCCGCGCAGAAGCATTTGCCTGCAAGAATAGTTTCTCTAGTTCATTCTGCGATGGTCTGGGCATGGGGGTTGGTTTTACTCTGGCGCTTATTCTTATTTCAGCGATAAGGGAATTTTTAGGCTCAGGCCAGATATTGGGCCATACATTAATTAAAGGATTTGAGCCGGTATTTGTCTTCGGTATGCCTTCAGGAGCGCTGTTAGTAATTGGTTTGTTGCTTGGTTTTTTTAACCTGCTAAAGAAGCGGTAAGTTGTAAGTGATAAGCCGTAAGCTTACAGCTTAAAACTTATAACTTAAAGCTAGTTTAGATTTTAGAGTTAATGAATACTAATAACTAAGAGAGAAGGTTTAGGGTGGATATTCAGCAATTCCTGACAATATTTATTTCCGCGGTATTTATTTACAATGTTATATTATCGCGCTTTTTAGGGATTTGTTCTTTTATTGCAATCTCCAAGGAAACTAAACCTGCTTTGGCGATGAGTTCTGCGGTAATGTTTGTTATTGTTATGTCTTCTATTATTACCTGGTTTGTTTATCGTTTCCTGCTTTTGCCTTTTAATCTTGCTTATTTGCGCACAATTTCATTTATTTTAGTTATCGCTGCTTTTGTACAGCTGGTAGAGATGGTAGTCAGGAAGGTTAGCCCACAGCTTTACCGGGCATTCGGAATTTACCTGCCCTTAATTACTGTCAATTGTGCGGTATTAGGCGTAGCAGTATTAAATATCGATATGTTTTTTGTAAATGGTAAAGCGGTTGTGGGAAGTTTTTATTATTCTGTTTTTCAGGGTGTATGTGTGGGGTTAGGATATACTTTGGCGATGCTTTTAATGAGCGGGATAAGAGAGAGGCTGGAACTTTGCAATATTCCAAAATCTTTAAAGGATTTTCCCCTGGCTTTTATCATTGCTTCAATTTTAAGTTTAAGTTTTATGGGTTTTAGCGGGTTCTCCCACTAATCTCTTTTATAAGTCAGGCGGGATCCCGTATGAGGAAGAATTAAATAAGCGGGAAAATTCTAATATGATGGAAATTTTAATTGCGGTATTAGTTTTGGGTGGTTTGGGGTTATTGTTTGGCATGGGGCTAGCTATTGCTTCAAAAAAATTAGCAGTTCAAATTAATCCGAAATTGGATGAAGTGTTTCATTTGTTGCCTGGAGCAAATTGCGGTGCATGCGGAAATCCCGGATGTTTTGGTTTTGCTGAAAGCCTGCTTGCAGGAAGGGCTACATTGGAGCGCTGCCGAGTTTGTAGTGAAGAGGCAAAGGAGAAGATCGCCAGGATTATGGGTATTGCTCTTGAGAAACAAACTAAAAAAATAGCCACTTTACATTGCAATGGCGGCATAAGAGTTAAGGATAAATATCTGTATAATGGTGTCCAGGATTGTATTACTGCCAATTTAGTTTTAGGAGGACCTAAGTCATGCGTTTTTGCTTGTCTTGGTTTTGGCACCTGTGTTACGGCCTGTCCGTTTGGGGCTATCAGCATGTCGGCTGAAAAATTACCGGTGGTGGATAAAGTCAAATGCCGTTCCTGTAACAAGTGTGTATTGGTTTGTCCGAAGAAGTTATTTTCTCTTGTATCTATGACTTATCCAGTATACGTGGCATGCAGCTCGCATGATTTTGGTAAAGAGGTAAAAAACGTTTGTCCTGTAGGTTGTATCGCTTGTAAATTATGTGAAAAAACCTGCAGATTTGATGCCATACATGTAATAGATAATCTGGCAGTGATCGATTACCATAAATGTACTTCCTGTAAAGAATGCGTACCGGTTTGTCCGGCTAAAACCATAAGAGTAAGAGAATGAGTCCAGTAGTTCCTATAAATCTAGCTATATTTGCTTCTGGTAATGGAAGTAATTTTTCGGCGATCGTTAAAGCGATAAAACAGAATAAAATTAAAATAAGGATGACGATTTTAGTTTGTGACAGGCCAGAGGCCTTTGTGATTAAGCGTGCTCAGAAAGCTAAAATTCCGATAATTTTAGTGAACCGCCAAGATTTCTCCAGCCGCGCTGATTTTGAAGGAGCAATAATTCAAAGATTAAGAAGCTATAAAATAAATTTAATTGTTTTGGCTGGATTTATGCGTATACTTAGTGCTTTTTTTGTTAAGCGATACCACAATCGTATTATGAATATCCATCCGTCGTTGCTTCCTGATTTTAAGGGTGCCCAGGCGATAAAAGATGTTCTTAATCATAAGGTAGCCATGACTGGAGTCACTGTGCATTTTATCGATGAAGAAGTGGATAGTGGCCCGATTATTCTGCAGCAAAAAATAAAAATAAAAAAACAAGACACCTTAGTTTCTCTTGAGAAGAGAGTCCATGCCGTAGAGCACGAGCTTTATCCTGAAGCCATTAAGTTATTTATTGATGGTAAAATAAAGATAAGAGGCGGTACGTCATCCTGAGCGAAGCGAAGGATCTTATCAGCTTCGAGATTCTTCGGCCTTCGGCCTCAGAATGACGGTAAAAATTTAATTTCGCAATAGTCTTCTATTCTTTAGAGTCAGCAAGTGCGGCTTTTTGATTGAGGATAATTTTGGTTTGGCTTGCCAGATTATTCATCTCCACAGAAGTAAAATCCTTAAATTCGTAGGTATTTAAAGTATAGGAAACTATTTTTAAAACTTCCTTATCGATATCTACGTTTTTTTCGACTTCCGGTTTCTGGAATTTTAATCTTATGCGATTCTGGATTTGATCGGCTATAAATTCTTCCAAAGTTATATCCCGATAATCCAGGTGGTTACCCTCTGTATCGCCGATAATCTGCACGGAAAGTGCCATATCCTGGACAATGCGGTGTTGGTATTCTGTTTGAGAGATAAAGCCATAGGAGAGTTTCTTTAGGTCTAAATAGTAAAAGGTCTGTTTTATTTCAACGCCATTTTTGATATCCGCGGTAACAATACAGAAAAATATAGGGTCATCTTTTTTTGAACTGTCTACGCTAAAAAGCACCCTGCGGATTACCTGTAGTACGTTGAAGATCTTTTCGTTAACAGATTTATCTAAGGCTACCTCTTGTTGTTTCTCTTTTTCCGGAACAGGTTTGATAAGATAATTGACATTTAGAATCTTTCCTTCAAAAAAATTATTTTTATCTTCCAATAAAAATCTCTCAATGTATTTTTCCGGCTTTGGAGGTTTAGAAACTATGTCTTTAAGCGGCATATATACCCATAAGGTTCTGCCTATAAGCTTAGTTGAGATATCAAGCTTGTATTCTTTTTTGCAGATATCTTTGACTGCATGCGGAATATCTTCCTTTAGGAAGGATGCCGATGTAGAGGAGGAACAACCGGATAAGAATAAGATAATAGGGAGGATCTTAAGGCCGGATTTTACCAAACTCCTTAAAGATGGCTTCGATTTCATCGTAGTTGAGTTCACTTTTTGCTACCAATTCTTTAGCCAGTCGATCCATGAGAGGTTCTTCTTTTTTAAGTAATGCGGTTACTTCAGTCATACAGTTATTTAATATATCCTGTACATCAGCGTCCAGTTTAGCTTTGGTATCTTCAGATATTTTATTATTAATTTCCCAGTTACCTAAAAATCCACTTTTACCCATGCCGCAAGCCCAGACCATATTATGGGCATAGTGCATGGCGTTGGAAAAATCACCGTAAACTCCGCTGGTTGTGGCATTATATTTGATTTTCTCTGCCGCGTATGAACCAAGGCTAATTTTTATTTTACTGAGTAACTGGTTAGAGTCTTCAATAAAAATATCTTCTCTTTCCGGGATCCAGGTTGCGCCACCGGTTGGCCCGCGCGGGGTGATCGTAATTTTAAAGACATCTTTAGAAGGAGCAAGTAGGTAGGTAACGATGGCATGGCCGGCTTCATGGTAGGCAGTTTGCCATTTTTCCTTTTCACTCAATCGAATTCTACGTTTAATACCTAAGGCAATTCTTTCTCGCGCTTCATCAATTTCCTTCATTGAGATTGATGCATTATGATTGCGTATAGTAATTAATGCTGCTTCTCTTACGATATTAGCGATATCTGCAGGACTTTGGCCGACGGTAATGCGCGCCAGGCGGTCAATTTTTACATCAACAGGATCATATTTAATTGTTTTAAGGTAGTAGGCAAATAGTTTTTGGCGGTCATCAAGGTTGGGTTTATCGACAATTATTTTACGGTCAAACCTTCCCGGACGTAACAGCGCCTGGTCTAAGTAATTTTCCGGAGCGTTAGTTGCCCCGATTATAACGATATTATAATCTTTATCTTTTAAGCCGTCCATTTCAACTAGTAACTGGTTTAATGTGGTATTACGTTCAGAAGTTCCTCCGAAACCTGAATCCAGACCACGCTGTGCACCAACAGCATCTATTTCATCGATAAAGATTAAGCATCCTCCGTTTAATTCTGCCAACTGCCTAGCATTTTTGAATAAACTTCTTATACGCCCGGCGCCGACCCCTACGAACATCTCTACGAATTCAGAGCCAGACATGGATATAAAAGGTAATTTACATTCTGTCGCGATTGCTTTGGCCAGGTAAGTTTTTCCGCAACCCGGAGGCCCTAGCATTAGGATGCCTTTTAATATTTTTCCGCCGATACGTTGCAGTTCTGCTCTGTCGGTAATAAGTTTTACTATTTCCAAAGCTTCTTGTTTGGCTTCATCCATTCCGATTACATCGGCCCAGGTAATTCCGATTGTTTCTCCGGCAATAGATTTTTTCTTGGATTGGCTGAATTTTTGCCCGCCTTTCATCTGAACCCAATTTATCATATAGACAAAAACAAATGTCTGAATAAGCCCGATGACTAAATACATAAAGATCGATAATGGGGCCGAAGCTAGCTGAGATTGCCTAAGATACGATTCTGCCTCAGACCAAGCTCTTAGGCCTTTTATGATAATCATGGTGAGGATGATCAAGGCAACCGTAGCTACTGATATTATTGTTATCCTGACCCAGTAAAGGCTAATATAAAATTTAAATTTTTTCCAATTCATGATTTCTCCCAGCTTACCTGCAGGCAGGTATTTTTTTGGATATGAATACTTAAAAAATAACATATCCACTAGTTTAAGTCAAACACTATTTAATGAGCCCTTGACTTAGATTTTTTTGTGTGTATAATTATTGAGTTGTTAAGAAAAATATAGGAAGCTTCCTTAAAATGCGTAAGGGAGGCCTTCTCTGTAGATAAGAAAGGGAGTATAAGATGGCAAAAATTAAAAAAGTTTTGGCACGTGAAATTTTGGATTCACGCGGGAATCCTACGGTTGAAGTAGATTGTATTTTGACAAACGGAATCTTAGGCCGCGCCGCTGTTCCTTCCGGAGCTTCTACCGGAGATAACGAAGCTCTGGAGTTAAGGGATAATGATAAATCCAGGTATTTAGGTAAAGGGGTCTTAAAGGCAGTGGCCAATGTTAATACCATAATAAACAATGCAATTAAAGGGCAAATTGCGGATTTTGCTAAAATTGATAAACTTTTAATCAAACTTGATGGTACGGAGTTTAAATCTAAACTGGGAGCAAATGCTATTTTG
The nucleotide sequence above comes from Candidatus Omnitrophota bacterium. Encoded proteins:
- a CDS encoding AAA family ATPase, translating into MNWKKFKFYISLYWVRITIISVATVALIILTMIIIKGLRAWSEAESYLRQSQLASAPLSIFMYLVIGLIQTFVFVYMINWVQMKGGQKFSQSKKKSIAGETIGITWADVIGMDEAKQEALEIVKLITDRAELQRIGGKILKGILMLGPPGCGKTYLAKAIATECKLPFISMSGSEFVEMFVGVGAGRIRSLFKNARQLAELNGGCLIFIDEIDAVGAQRGLDSGFGGTSERNTTLNQLLVEMDGLKDKDYNIVIIGATNAPENYLDQALLRPGRFDRKIIVDKPNLDDRQKLFAYYLKTIKYDPVDVKIDRLARITVGQSPADIANIVREAALITIRNHNASISMKEIDEARERIALGIKRRIRLSEKEKWQTAYHEAGHAIVTYLLAPSKDVFKITITPRGPTGGATWIPEREDIFIEDSNQLLSKIKISLGSYAAEKIKYNATTSGVYGDFSNAMHYAHNMVWACGMGKSGFLGNWEINNKISEDTKAKLDADVQDILNNCMTEVTALLKKEEPLMDRLAKELVAKSELNYDEIEAIFKEFGKIRP
- the rsxC gene encoding electron transport complex subunit RsxC; the encoded protein is MVRLAENKHLVENKAIEKLPFPGKVYLPLIQHLGKICNPEVKVGDTVSLGQRIASIEANVYASIHASISGKVIAIQEWPHPVLGRAKAIVIEGDGQDDNSIFTLKDQQGIDKLSAQDIRKIVLDGGIVGMGGASFPTYIKLNPPKPVNTLIINGAECEPYLTADARLMVEKTEEISKGIVLVARCLGIEKIYIGIEENKPEAIKAFSSFSNVKVKVLKSDYPQGGEKQLIQNILGKEIPRGKLPFDIGVVVQNVATVYAIYEAVYKGKPLIERIVTVTGSCVKNPKNLLVCLGTPIRNLIEFCGPLTDEPAKIIIGGPMMGIAQYTDEAPIIKSSGGLLLMNKKEAKILDEDPCIRCAACVRGCPVGLMPCQINLASEKLLWVLAKEYGALDCIECGICNFVCPSKRRLLQTIKRAKLEVTK
- the purN gene encoding phosphoribosylglycinamide formyltransferase, which produces MSPVVPINLAIFASGNGSNFSAIVKAIKQNKIKIRMTILVCDRPEAFVIKRAQKAKIPIILVNRQDFSSRADFEGAIIQRLRSYKINLIVLAGFMRILSAFFVKRYHNRIMNIHPSLLPDFKGAQAIKDVLNHKVAMTGVTVHFIDEEVDSGPIILQQKIKIKKQDTLVSLEKRVHAVEHELYPEAIKLFIDGKIKIRGGTSS
- a CDS encoding RnfABCDGE type electron transport complex subunit G, translating into MREIFRYGFILAFICIVATGLLAAVNVITAPKILAQAQAEEQAALKEVMPLAVKFTAVKSDIDQQTLYYKVLDGQGKIIGYIFKASGKGYSSVIQTLVGMDSTGKISAVKVLSQNETPGLGVRITENKFTDQFRDQDSLNLSGVQAISGATISSRAVMNSVIKKAQEIKELIKNEK
- a CDS encoding RnfABCDGE type electron transport complex subunit B encodes the protein MMEILIAVLVLGGLGLLFGMGLAIASKKLAVQINPKLDEVFHLLPGANCGACGNPGCFGFAESLLAGRATLERCRVCSEEAKEKIARIMGIALEKQTKKIATLHCNGGIRVKDKYLYNGVQDCITANLVLGGPKSCVFACLGFGTCVTACPFGAISMSAEKLPVVDKVKCRSCNKCVLVCPKKLFSLVSMTYPVYVACSSHDFGKEVKNVCPVGCIACKLCEKTCRFDAIHVIDNLAVIDYHKCTSCKECVPVCPAKTIRVRE
- a CDS encoding cold-shock protein; the protein is MAKGKVKWFSNQKGYGFVTSEDGKDVFIHFSAIVGDGYKSLAEGDEVEFEVTQGPKGDQATNVKKI
- a CDS encoding electron transport complex subunit E → MKNLVKEFAKGIIRENPTFVLILGLCPTLAVSVSVANGIGMGIAATFVLLGSSLIVSLIRDFIPDKIRIPCYIVIIATFVTIAELCMKAYSPVLDRALGIYVPLIVVNCMVLGRAEAFACKNSFSSSFCDGLGMGVGFTLALILISAIREFLGSGQILGHTLIKGFEPVFVFGMPSGALLVIGLLLGFFNLLKKR
- a CDS encoding RnfABCDGE type electron transport complex subunit A; this translates as MDIQQFLTIFISAVFIYNVILSRFLGICSFIAISKETKPALAMSSAVMFVIVMSSIITWFVYRFLLLPFNLAYLRTISFILVIAAFVQLVEMVVRKVSPQLYRAFGIYLPLITVNCAVLGVAVLNIDMFFVNGKAVVGSFYYSVFQGVCVGLGYTLAMLLMSGIRERLELCNIPKSLKDFPLAFIIASILSLSFMGFSGFSH
- a CDS encoding MFS transporter, yielding MARFRKVLKNRNFFLLWLGQIISQMGDRLGQMALIAFVYLRAPGSTLQIAKILSFTIIPVFLIGPLAGVYVDRWDRRRTMYFCDFMRSLLMLAIPLFLFYSKNLAPIYLIIFIAFSIGRFFVPAKLSIIPDLVNHKDLLIANSLINTSGMIAAVLGFGISGVLVEKLGAKSGFYLNSLTFLVSGLFIFLISKKFIAQTSFEEVGKEIVEVIRKSVFQEVKEGVLYFIQKKDIRFTAGIIFALWSALGSVYVVIIVFVQKTLHSATKDLGLLVMFLGIGLFLGSLVYGKFGQRISHYKIIFVSLVFSGIMLMMFALGIYYFPIFMLAAFLAICLGLIVSPIMIASNTIIHNVSDNEMLGKIFSSLEIVMHLGFILFMFISSILAERFSHLLILVIVGCLLSLLGVVSLFLNRKVTWLD
- a CDS encoding RnfABCDGE type electron transport complex subunit D, with amino-acid sequence MRSNLIVSGSPHIYKNESIPKIMWAVVLSVIPAGIAGVIIFGLDALWVILVAVTAAVLTELVFGLWTKKKITIFDGTAVITGILLAYNLPPNVPLWLPVVGAVFSIAIGKQVFGGLGQNIFNPALVGRVFLMASWPKYMITFAKPFSYDAVTAATPLAALKEGKILEHISYLDLFLGKRGGCIGEVCILALLIGAVFLLIRGYISWHIPVTYISTTAVLTYIFGGTHLFNGDWLFHVLNGGLILGAFFMATDYVATPLTARGQLIFGVGCGVFTVVIRLWGGYPEGVSYAILMMNAATPFIDRYTKNRIYGTR